The sequence below is a genomic window from Bacillota bacterium.
AGAGGCCGTTGACATATGGTGGAAGTCGTATCAGCAAGAGTTAAAGGAACTTGTGACTAGGCCGAGGATTGAAACGCAACGGATGGCCGATCAATTACTACAGCGGGTGAAGGAGTTGGAGGCCGAAAACAAGAAGCTGAGGCAGGCCAGTGATGATATGCGCGAGGAGCTTGTTTCTCTTTACGGACAGATTGGAGTTCTTAAGGCAGCAAGAAATACTCTGCTTGACGAACTGGATTGGGCCAAGCGGAACCGTGACAGCCGAATTCGAGAGCTGGAGGTCCAGCGCTCTGCGGCCATGGATGCTCTGGAAAAGCTTCGAGATCTCCTGCCCGAATTCGGTAGCCTAGACGGAAAGGTGTGGCAAATGATCGACGGAGCTCTTACGGCCTTGGCGAGAGGTGAGCAGGGATGAAGCGATTTACGCTGCCACTTCCGATACCTCCCGAATTCAAGGTGAACCTGGAACCGGGAGCGCAAGCCTACCGGTACGGGCCGTGTCTTGTTATCGTCGGGAAATCGGAGGATGGCTGGCATATGAGCATCAGCCACCCTGACAGGTACCCGACGTGGGATGAGATCAGGGATGCCAGATACCAGTTTATGCCCCACGACATCACAGTGGCCATGCTGTTGCCGCCGCCCGAAGAATACATCAATATCCACGAGAACTGCTTCCACTTGTGGCAGATTGAGGACCCGCGGAAAAGGCTGGTGATAGCACGATGATCCGATACAATCCACCGCACCCGCCGGAATGGCTAATGTATGCCATGGTGTTGTTGGCGTTTGCTATGCTCATAGTTCTCCTCCTTTCTCTTGGTAGCCATCCCACGCCAGAAGTTGGGGGTTCCTCCTTGACCCTCGCCTACGAGGCCGAATATGTGGATGTGTGGCAGGTGTATGGCCTTGAGGCTATACCGGTTGCCAGTAGCCCGCATGTGGTCAGGCCCGGAGAGCAGCTATTCCACGTCGCGATACAGCACCGGCTGCCCGGGCCGG
It includes:
- a CDS encoding LysM peptidoglycan-binding domain-containing protein, which encodes MIRYNPPHPPEWLMYAMVLLAFAMLIVLLLSLGSHPTPEVGGSSLTLAYEAEYVDVWQVYGLEAIPVASSPHVVRPGEQLFHVAIQHRLPGPVQMTVDIIKALNNLWDRPLLRPGQKLRVPETDPRHWPLAVQKIWEKARGL